The sequence TTTGATATTATACACTCCATTTTTGCAATAAGTGTCAGGGATGCTATTATGCTAAGTAGTAAACTATATAAAAATATATGTTTTTTAAGCGCAATAATCATTGTATGCGTTACCGTAAGCGGATGCAGTCCTTTTAGGGGAAGACATCCATCGGTAACACCGGACATTTGGCCGTTAAAGGTTAAAAATCCTACGGTGACATCAAAGTATGGTATGCGGCACCATCCGGTATTGAAAAGACGTATAAAGCATACCGGTATTGATATTCGTGCACGTGACGGTACAAAGGTGTATGCCACTGCACCGGGGAGAGTTATTTTTGCCGGTTGGAATGGCGGTTATGGCAATATGGTTAAGATCGATCACGGTGATACGCTTTTAACCTATTACGCTCATCTTTCAAAGATTGTTGTTCGCAAGGGCGATCACGTTATGAAAGGGAGTTATATAGGGTTATCAGGTCACAGCGGAAGAGTGACCGGTCCGCATCTGCATTATGAATTGCGCTATAAAGGTAAATCGGTAAATCCAAAATGGGGACTACCTTAACAGCTATAAGCTATAAGCTGTAAGAAAATACTAAAATAAAAACTAATAAAGTTTTAACTTAAAGCTTACAGCTTATAGCTTAGCTCAGTGGTGGCGCAAAGCTTTAGCCTTGCATGT is a genomic window of Candidatus Ancaeobacter aquaticus containing:
- a CDS encoding M23 family metallopeptidase — translated: MRHHPVLKRRIKHTGIDIRARDGTKVYATAPGRVIFAGWNGGYGNMVKIDHGDTLLTYYAHLSKIVVRKGDHVMKGSYIGLSGHSGRVTGPHLHYELRYKGKSVNPKWGLP